The region ACGTTGCCCGTGAATTCGTACGTGTGATATTTGAATTGTGGTTTTGTTATTCTAGTTGATTAATACATACAATGGCACAAAATATGGACGAGGAAGTAGAACATTTATTCAAGATATATTGAGACCGCGACATTCATATCGTTCTACTTATTAGTCCTTTTACAGAGAGTGGACTTTTAGTGCAGGGCGTACAAATGTACGATATTATAGGTATgatactgattgtgagtagcGAGCTCCGCTATCCCCACCCGACCCCTCCGCCCGCACCTGCGCGAAGCGAGGTCGACATCTCGCCGGATAGAGTATAAGTACCGTATTTTCCTAtgtgtatcaaaatttttacaataatacattTCATCTCTTGAATATGTATTGTATACATTGTATTAATTTTCGCATCTTCTAAATTAAAGACCATCTCCACTACGTTTGGCGAGTGTTTACAAACCGCCATGAAACTAAATTTGTTTCCGTTACTCTCTATGACTCGAAAATTTGGATAAGACTAAAACCCTTTTACTTCAAGAAATTAGCTCTGCTCTGGAAATTCGAGTTAGCGAGGTTGACGAAACTTCTATAATGATATCCACATATGGtatcttcttcttttaacCAGGCTACTATTTAACCTGGTAACGATTATTAATGTATTTAGTTACCGTGGCACAGTGCGGCCAAATGCTCAATTCGCGgccaaaattcgaaaattcaagggAACAACCTACAATTTTGTGCAAGgaggtttttggggtcgctgattacgaatccgctatcagaattccaaaattcaaaatggcggatccaatgtGGCGTCGTTTTATACGAAAAAACTTGTTATAAATGAAATACTTCAGCAATTGGTCTAAAACTTATTGATCTGAGGTTATTAGGGTCTGTGATTACGGATTtatcagaaattcaaaattcaaaatacaaaattttattaaaattcataactaacatgtttgaattatatttattaatatttatttatgaataatatgGCACTTACAAGAAAAAGTTTCTATTCTCTAAATAATCGTAATCCTCTATATCAGTACCTGACTCAGAGGCCGAGGTACTATAAATCTTTGATTGATCGTCTTCGTGTTGAGTATCAACACCTGGTGctgataataaattaatagttTCGGCGGACAAAGATTTTAGCGGTTTAACAGGCAACTTTCGGCAACTAGAAATGTATGGATCAGATGCTACTAAAAACCGTTTAAAAACATCCTCCATTGTTTTTTggcgataattttttcttgcatAATGCAGGCGATagagttcaaaaaatttattgcaggCCTCCTGCGCATCTTCGGACATTTGACcaataagtaaaaataaattttgtattatatcTGGGCCATGAATTAAAAGTTTACGAACCAAAGTAGGTATGTAATACCAACCAAATGATTTTACGATATCTTTAGCTAATTCCACAGCATACTGTCGAAAATTGTCCACATCAATTTGATAACCACAGGAAATAGCTTGCAATATCATATAAAACCGATGTATAATATCTTCGTCAATTCCAGTTATTTGAGCAgatttctcatatttttcaaaaaaacatcGAGCAGTGTTTCCATCGTTTGAAGTTCCACTGCCAGCTTTCGGCTTATCAACATTCAGACCCAATTCTGTTTTAAAAGCTGCTTGtataattctttttctttttgcgaccgattctttttcttctttagaACGAGCCTGCCATTTCAGAATTTCCAATTCATAGGacaaatgtaataaaaattcaaagcaCCGAATGCAACAATGTAAAGACGATAAACCGAATTTCAAGTGATCTGTAACAATTTCCTggtttatcattttatttatgtcGTTAAAACTTTTAGATGTGCAATTGCACAGATAACAACGCATCGCAGATATTGTATCTATCAATGAATTGCATACTTCAGTATCTATCATTGTCAACGTCAAAATATATGTAACAGATACTTTTTTCCATTGATAGTAGTTTCAAACGGacttaaattctttatttgcTGTTCTACGTAatccattgttttttttttttgttaaatccACTGATTCTTTTGcacattcaattttgatgGGCCTACAAAATCTTGGTGATGATGGTTTTGCATTTTTCCAGATTACAGTAGTTTCGGTCGTAACAGTGTCTACATGTACAAGTTGCAATGGGACATAAGACGTAAAAAAGATACTTTCATCACTAGTACGTTTTTCATCGACCGTTTGCTTATATTCACTGTGTCCTGAACTACCATCGCAGCCCCACTTACCAATTAAAGTTAAATTTGCGAGTTTAATCTCTGATAATGTTTTCATAACTTCCATTTGATAATGAATGATACGTTCGATTGTGTGATCTAATGAAGGTTTTAACCCCACTTCAGCTTCATTTGCAGTGATAGTAAGACCTGAAGCTGGATGACATTGTAATTTTGTTGTACATAGCTTTTTATATGATGGAAGCATCTTAGATTTTTTCTGCAAATGAGCATCACGCAGCTGCTGATATTTACTTTGTGATAAACCAAGTTCTATGAACAACGATAAAGCCTCGTCATTTGTGAAATGTAGATTAGTGTTTACGATGTCCACAGATTTAATATACTTCGTATTTTTAGTAGGACTCCCTTGTGAAATATCATGCACCACTTTTGCAAAGTCAGTTTTTCCTTCAGACCGCAATTTACTTGTTACAGAATAAAGAAGTTCTTCGGTCGATGTTGTCGCTCGTAAATCTTCTGTTCTTCTACGTTTACTTCGTGCAGAGGACTCTGCAAAACTGAGTTGTGGCTGACCTGCCTTGGGCTGCTTTTCATtagtttctgttttttctaaatctgtgctttttatatttttttttttagttcaacAGTTTTCTGCAACCAAtcatgatttttctttttaaaattctccTCTGTTCTATTACTGGCATTCCATTTTGTCCTCAGTTTGGACACCAAATCGGATATTATCCTTTTATCGTCATGTGATAAAAAGTATGGTAAGGCTTGTGtgtcggataaaaattttgggtTCTCGCATGAATAACTGAGATGTCATCtttcaaaatactttttatgTTACTGAAAAATTCCAGTTTGGTGAAGCTGTGGGTTGAAGTACCCAAACCTAAAAAACGAATAGCAGTGTTTTAtcataattgtgaaaaaatttgttgaaacatCAGATAACATTTGTaagtcgaaaaaatttaacaacaaATCATAATCcaacgtatattatacatgtatatttctATCTTTCTTTTCGATGCTCGTTTCTTTGCTCTATGTCACTTAATTTCTTCACTTGTATGCTTCATCTCTTTCATTCGTTATTAAAACGCATGAAACGAATGTCCTACTtcgttttagaaaaaaattcataataattCAATGGGCAGTGACGGGcagctaaatttttttttattcggtaGATAATACCTTCGTGTATAACCTCTTATTCGTTTTAAAATAGCATCTCACGgcattttattacttttttctcggacaattcgaattttcttagaaaaaaaaaaaaaacaactgcacttatatttctatttataacaattttctatttaacaattaactttcagaatttttgtCACATATTTTACTAACCTTTAGGCGTTGAATCCATTTTGCTTCGTTCGATTTGCTGCAGTTTTGGAGATTTGCCACGATCTTAACCTAAGCGCCGACCGTCCCCCTTATGTCTACAATAGAGTGGCGCTCGAACAAAGGCCACACTCCGACTGAGATTGTGGAGGGGATTTAGGTAAAGGGACGCTACTATTAACGGTTTTCGTTTCTTAGGGGATCCCTTTAACCAAcccaatgaaaaaaaaaccctaactagaaacttttttttttagactttTGGCTGCGTATTGAGCACTTGGCCGCGGGGACAAATTTGTATGTTCGACAGCTTGCAAGCGTGCATGACAATACAGGTAATTTTGCGGTCGCTTCGCATGTGTGAAAAGGCAATCTTTCAAGGAGGTTGGACAAAAGAGTTATTggacgaggttgaagttagtaacgttatcgtgaTGAAATATatgggaaaaaattactttttaaaaaaaataaattttcttcattttgaatgatttttaagGTACTAAGATTTCGGGAATAtgagtgtgttttgttttaatacggtttactgaatttcagacaattccaaAATGGCGAAATGACAGTTTTTCCAtagcatgaatcgttacgataacatTAGTAACTTCAATATGATGTTATTAGTCAATTGAGCTACAGTCTGAGGACACAATCATAGAGAAAGTCATATTCACGGTTAATCAAACATTCTTATGTGCGATATAAACAGGGACCTCTGTACATCGTGATACCGTGCTATTCGAAGTAAGTGGAATATGTTTTCGTCGAATATCCTGAAAACCCCAAAATCTTACTACAGAATTGTTGTCTGTTGATTCAACTCgagttatattatacatctaaTATGTATTATGCATGTTGTAGGTGGAATCTTGTTGTTTCAGCGTGATCgtcaaaatgaaatgaataaaacgatatatcttgaatatttcacAAAGTGAATTCCCTAAGAAATCTGATGAGGATGACGTTTGTAATTTTGATGTACCGATGCATTGTTGGAAGAAATGAGCATCTTATAACTttaggattgtctgaaattcagtaattcataataaatcaaaatacaTTCATATTATGGAAAATtatcttcttcaaagtttccCTTAACGTGCTaaacattaatttttgtttcaacgtttcgtaACGTAAAGCTACTAACTTGATACTTGTGAGATTTAGCAGAATTCAGATTGTTAAGCTGAACCGTCTTAGTTCAATCAATGTTAGCATGTTTGGCTGCTAACTCTAATTGCATATTTCAGCTAGACTACCAACCCTGATTGCTAACTTCATATTGACTATCCATAATGATTCAAAAGTATATAGATCAATTTTAACTTTTAGTTTTAGCCCCATTGCCAATTTGTCCCTCGGTTCGTCATATAATGAGATaactgtacaattttttgaactGACCTCCACAACATAGGTACTAATCCTGCATAAAAACCTCGGATGCCATTTTTCGTATAAATATCCACACCAGTTAATATAGCTTTCGGTCTTTTCGACAGTTTGCTTTCATCCCCTGGTTGGTATATTCCTGTAGAGAATATATTTAgaatattattacaaaatgTTGCACCCAAGTGTGTAAGCATAtgtagaaaaaagtaaaatgtgAATCAAATAGAATAGAtttcaagtgaaaattaaatgaatcaAATTACGCATCTAAactgttataattattaaattacaGGGTGTGACATGTCGCACGTGAATCATTAATTTCTGGTCTTTTCTCTGTAATATATCTGTGGCATTCACCAAATCCATACACTTATCTGTAAAATACGCTATGAGATGATACAACAGCGTATTGTTGTGTCAAATGTTTGTAACGTTCTGTACTGTCCAATGGAAGTATGCACCTAATTATTTGTATTTCTTTGTCATTGATATGATGTAAATAAATGAGATAACTTTTCCGGATTGAAGCCGAACTTTGACAACGTCACTGGGACACGATACTATGACTTGGCCAAGTCCACCTATGCAACCGCCTAAGAATGTATCCAGGTACCAGTTGGATGTAGTGGGCATGTTCAAACTAGCAGGGTGACCTCTTAGTTCCTGCAAATTGCGCAAGCAATATCCGTAGACCCCAAAAAATACTGCATTTATAGTTCCAGAGCACAGGAGTGGAAAAAGCATCCCTCTATAGAGTCCATGAACCTGTACAGTATTATAGAATCATCTATACGATATATGTCGATTACAGGTCCAAAATTCAATGTGAAAACTGCAAATATATTCTGGATTAGGAATTTCAATTCTCTGCCGGTTAATTATCTACTCTTATTAAAGAATATGAAGATACCTGTGAAAAGCGTTGCTCTTATTGCGAGTGATTCAAAATTCTACCTTGGGTACTCCACATTCAAGCACATTACATAGCCtacgaaaattaatttgctttgaaatttgtataaagTAATAGCTACAGTATAGAACACATTACTACGTTCAAAATTGTGGTGAATAAACTTTGGTAAGGTGCGTAATATGCTCAAATCTGAGGCTGCAACAATAGCAACACTTCTTTGGGTACCTCtattacataaaaatacaATTGATCAAAGAGCTCTGAAGCAATTAAGTAGTTCATACCCCTTCCTTTTCAAGAATATCTAATGCTATCTGAGAGTTGGATATTTTGATGCTCATCATTTGCTGGTTGGTTTTAACTGTATCCATTGGATGCCCAACCACAAGCCCGACAATTCCTAAGAAATTTATTGACACACAGAAGTAGTCTCACTTCATGGATAATTTGGGAGCATTAACAAATTAATAACGTTGCGTCTATTCATCTAGCAGCCGTACGAGAAAGCATTAAATTATTCATCCGGCAATTGCACAGTTCGTACAGCaatcttatatttttttcaaatttataatatcgtcAAATCTCACCTGAAGCCTAATTTATTTTAGCCCTCAAGGCGATCATTCACTCTCCGCGTTTTTAGCAGTGGATTGCGTGTGTGGTTTCGGGTTTGCCACTGATCACTAAAAGCCTAACTTATTCTAACCTTCAAGGTGCCATAACTCATTTGAATGAATGAAGTCTCCAGACGAATAGTTTTGAACTTATTCGCAATACTGCCGGAGTGATAACCATTTTGaatgtttattcaaatacaGATAAGTAATATTTTACATGTTGAACTATAAATAAAGTAATGCTTGGATACATATTGTCAGGGACTCACCGGCTCCCCAACCagcaataaaattacaaaagtcATCCATAGCATCATTCTTGCATCATTAGTTGTAGAATTTTCACTCTAATCTACATGACTGATTAATTTTAAGTTTGATTGACAGACGATTCATTTACACCGGGATTTTTGTGTGTGTACAACAGCCACTTGAAAACTCGGCactgaattaattatttgtcaACAAATAAAGATTCACAACCTTGggttatttttcgtaataGTTTATCGGGTCTGGTCAGGTTTGGGGGTATTAGCAGTTTCACCTATTATCAACCAAGCAGCTGACCATAATGGTAACAGAATTCCTTCATAACCAACAACTATCGCGTGCAAAACGTTGGTAACATACCGTCGCCGttattgtgaaattgaaaagttgagaaaatccCATACAAGCAATATGTACGCCGAAAAGGTAAAACGAACAAATATATGCCAATCGAATACATGAGCGTGTatcgtttatatttatataaatatatacaatcTTTTACAGGCGATAGTAGCATCTCTGAAATGACTTTTGAGTTGTATTTTggcaaaattttgaaatactcCATTTTTAATTCCAATCATTTTAAGAATGTTGCTGTGAACTGTTTGCTTTGTTGAACACTATTAAAATTATGAGATAGAAAATTGGATAtctcaagttttgaaaatatccgataaattatgaaatacttttttctctGCTAGAAGCACGTTGAAGATACGTAGAAGGATGAACCTATTTTACGAGTGTTTTCCAAAATATGGGTAGTGGTAATTGGGTTTTAATTAAAACAATTACGGCAGTtcttaaataatataaaaatgaacaatgaaaatgaatctATCATGaggtttgttgaaaattaagtgGAATGAAGAACAGATGACTTGtggatttatttcaaattttgttaagCTGCTAAGATTGTCTTTGAATAATACAAGTTTTTAGAAATGTGACAAAAAAcagctgaaaaaatttattttacctaCTGTAAAATATTAATGCACTTATCAAACCacattttcttctcaattgTTGAAATGCTAAATATCGATTATAGtcaattcgtaatttttcaaagcgCTAGAAAAGATGGGAAACAtctttctctcgcaaattttgaaatgttcaGAATTACATAAGTATTAGGGGGCGTCCATTAATTACGTGAGGtagttttaagaattttttgatcccccctccccccttggTGAGATATTGTAAGATTTTTCTCgaccccctcccccctgccCCAATCTCACGTgagattttccaaaatttctaTTTTGGGTATAAAAgcgttgaatttattaaaaaaaaaaaacacaatttgctcgattatttttacttaagaCTAGTATTGCATGAGAATATTGCTGTAATCTTAAATCACAGTGATAAAATtaggtaataaataattaaacgaaaatcaataaaatatttattctaaTTCAGTCCATGGAGACTCGTGCACGGTCTCAAGAGTGACTATTGGAACCAACATATCCAAgtgattttcaatgaaatcatCTGCTCCTTCAACTTCGCTCTGATTTAGCCACTCTCAGCCGTTGTCGCTTGCACACAGAAGCTCatttaaatgtatttataattcaCATTAAGTTAGTGtacgatttttaaaataacagAAAATTATAAGATACTGAACTATTGCGAaacagaaatgaaagaaagaaaaaaaggatttaACCTACCTTATAAAGGAACGCTAAAGTATTTCGAGCCTTTCTCTCCGCCGCTTCTCTCAGAAGCTCGTTGATCTCATGTTGAACGTGCTGAACCAAATCTTCTTTCTTCGGAAAATTATGTTTTGCTGTGTTCCATAACTTTACCACCTGTTCCCGACAGCGCTTTGTCGTCTTTAAGACGTGTCTTTTGACGTGAGCATTATAATAATGTTGAAAACtcattttaaattaataaaaacgtCGGCTGAATTGTGTCAGATTTTgccatattttattcaagacaCGTTGTTTACTTTCATCTAGCTTTAGTTTAACTTAATTATAACGCAGTTTCACACCGTTTTCTGCTAGAAAAACTTTCGTGATATTTGCCAAGACCCCCCCTCTCCCCCAAGTGAGATGTAGTAAGATTCGGTTCgatcccctccccccccctgAACACCTCACGTAATTAATGGACGCCCCCTTATTACTAAAAAATCAACGGTTGTTTTTCAGTAACTGATTTTCAAGAGGAATAATTCTAAgactttcaaattatttaatccTATTTCCAACGCAACATTATCCGtatagtcaatttttatcctgtCGGCTATACATACTACCGTTATTAAGAGATATTCATAGTTGTAATCTGCTATTCCGCATCAAAGAAAGTTGAAGCGAGTATAGTAAGACCTTGCACTGTTGCACATTTAGTTAATTTCAAGAAGTGAGAATTGACTATATTGGTAAATTTTCGAAAGGTGAAGTTGAAAATGTTGTAACGGTTGTTCAAAAAGAGATACGTGGCTTGTAGCCactgtgacgtggtatttcatAGCCCGTCACATGGTTTAAATATCGCACTTCCCGGTTTACAAAATATCGCTAAATACAACGAAATCACgcctgaggccaatactccaaacaGAACGACTAGTTATATTCAAGTGAAATTCCCTTATTAAACTAattctattatattttctaattttgtaacGCCCTACGAGAATGACTACGAAACTTCCGCTTCGAGATACCTGGACACTGCCTGataggggtcacgtaccagctcaacagcCGGCCACCACCGACTACGGACTAACGAATATCGCTGAAGCCATTCCAGATGGATGCTTACCTTGTTTGCGAAAAGGGTCATGCGTGATGCACAATCAGGATCTCCAACTATttagacttatcggccagaaGCCGAATCACGAACTAacgcttctaccgctcggatgcatcgccgacggcgtacagggctgtgcgtcgaAAGCACAAagaagcctcccgtcgacgattcTTATCAGCccggagctgaaccgaccacGACACCTACTTACCCGCTATCTATAAAACAAGGACGGTTGTCAGGGATTTAGGATAAGGGTTGAATAACCGTCAGTATGTTTGGGATATCGACTATATATTTGTTTAAAGAATTTGTGAAATAGTCCGAACGAAGTGTTTAGTTCACAATGTCGGTAAGAAAAGTTAAACATGAGGTTGTTGAGTGTACGAATTGACTTGATCGTGTCAAACGTTGGAATGATAATGAATCCGAGGTGAAGAGTAGGAGTAGGCGAAAGGTGCAAAAATCCAGAATGGCGGAGAATAGAATTAGCAGAGTCAAGTCTGAAGCGAGTGACATGAGCcagaatgaaaataagtagcataacaaggccggttctgagtacaaacaccttctttaccgaccaagccaCCTATCCGTGCATCTCAGACGCAAGCCCTTGGaggttacccccactctcgtaAGATAAAAAGTGCTCTGCCGACCGCTCGTCGGTtagaaaatctcccaaatgaccatgatcgttggtaaaaaatcctccaaatgaccatgatcgtcgggaaaaaatcctccaaatgaccatgatcgttggtaaaaaatgcctgaaattgcCGTGGTATTACCCCTTATGGGATAAATAGTGCTCTTTCtcggtaaagaaaatcatgccatcgagcgggatcgataactgcattaccgagcgcactcCGTGAATCCTCAGGCGTTCGAGCGGACCCCGTGGATCCTCGGACGTTCTACCGAGAATCCTGAcatgtgtcaggttttgagagcttccagaaggttcgagaagattctcacggcCTAGAACGAATCtaggctgacaaacaattcgtccGACGTCTTTTGACTGGACgttgagcggcatgcggtcaaaggattgcggtgcgacgttgaattctgaaagaccCGCTCTGGCCTGGAACGAATTtcagacaaacaattctcggaatcgtccgacgagtttcgacttgacggtgagcgTCCTGCCGATAACGGATTGCGGTGCAACGTTGAGTTCGTGAGCCGTCTAAAGAAGCCGCCTTGACCTTGAAGGATtctcgtccgacgagtttcgacttgacggtgagcggTCTGCcgacaacggattgcggtgcgatGTTGAGTTCGTGAACCGTGTGAAGAAGCCGCCTCGACCCTGAACGATTCTCGGATATTTATgctgacaaacaatgcgttcgacaagtttcgattTGATGGCGAGCAGCttgcggacaacggattgaggtgcgacgtcgaattctgaatggttctgaaataaactctCAACTAGCAGGACAGAGGTTCTGAATTAACGGTTGATATTGATACTGGGTTCActcaagaccagagtgcaaagtcgaccgatagctgcggtagtatacattcagagccaaggatctgcggtgttgggttactatcgctccagaaatgcaaaacataactcggtttgagtacagatCGGTCAAGGATAGAGAGCAAGGTTGAATATTACATAagcttcgtattgaaa is a window of Neodiprion pinetum isolate iyNeoPine1 chromosome 4, iyNeoPine1.2, whole genome shotgun sequence DNA encoding:
- the LOC124216824 gene encoding solute carrier family 25 member 45-like isoform X2, producing MDDFCNFIAGWGAGIVGLVVGHPMDTVKTNQQMMSIKISNSQIALDILEKEGVHGLYRGMLFPLLCSGTINAVFFGVYGYCLRNLQELRGHPASLNMPTTSNWYLDTFLGGCIGGLGQVIVSCPSDVVKEYTNQGMKANCRKDRKLY
- the LOC124216824 gene encoding solute carrier family 25 member 45-like isoform X3; translated protein: MDDFCNFIAGWGAGIVGLVVGHPMDTVKTNQQMMSIKISNSQIALDILEKEGVHGLYRGMLFPLLCSGTINAVFFGVYGYCLRNLQELRGHPASLNMPTTSNWNIPTRG
- the LOC124216824 gene encoding solute carrier family 25 member 45-like isoform X1, with the protein product MDDFCNFIAGWGAGIVGLVVGHPMDTVKTNQQMMSIKISNSQIALDILEKEGVHGLYRGMLFPLLCSGTINAVFFGVYGYCLRNLQELRGHPASLNMPTTSNWYLDTFLGGCIGGLGQVIVSCPSDVVKVRLQSGKVISFIYIISMTKKYK